A window of the Butyricimonas faecalis genome harbors these coding sequences:
- a CDS encoding AMP-binding protein, which yields MEKSFIYYIESSIKENWDRPALTDYHGINCNYKDVARKIEKLHILFENAGIKKGDKIALCGRNSTNWGIAFLATLTYGAVAVPILNEFKPDNIHNIVNHSEARLLFVGSVVWEGLNEASMEALEGIISLEDNSILVSRSQMLTHARERLNELFGKKYPDRFRPEDVSYTYDKPEELAIINYTSGTTSFSKGVMLPYRSLWSNLAFAFGVFGKLPGEQVISMLPMAHMYGLAFEFIYEFASGAHVFFLTRIPSPKIIADAFSTVRPNLIVSVPLIIEKIIRKKVFPALEKPLIKLMLNLPLLDKKVKNSIRQKVIDAFGGNFKELIVGGAALNKEVEEFLHSINFPYTVGYGMTECGPILSYAGWETFKKGSCGKAAPRMQLKIDSPDPAHIVGEILAKGDNLMIGYYKNEAATQAAFTPDGWLRTGDLGLIDEEGNLFIKGRSKNMILGPSGQNIYPEEIEDHLNNLPYVCESIVVEKEGKLTALIYPDFEAINADNKNSDEAITAIMEENRKQVNETLPAYSQIAKITIYNEEFEKTPKKSIKRFLYQ from the coding sequence ATGGAAAAAAGTTTTATATATTATATCGAGAGTAGTATCAAGGAAAATTGGGATCGTCCGGCACTGACCGACTATCACGGAATAAATTGTAACTACAAAGACGTGGCCCGCAAAATAGAGAAATTACATATTCTTTTCGAAAACGCGGGCATTAAAAAAGGAGATAAAATTGCGTTATGCGGGAGAAATTCCACGAATTGGGGAATAGCATTTCTTGCCACACTAACCTATGGGGCTGTTGCCGTTCCCATCTTGAATGAATTCAAACCGGATAACATACACAACATCGTGAACCATTCCGAGGCACGCCTGCTCTTCGTGGGAAGTGTCGTGTGGGAAGGATTGAACGAAGCCTCGATGGAAGCGTTGGAAGGCATCATAAGCCTGGAAGACAATTCGATACTCGTATCGCGTAGCCAAATGTTAACACACGCGCGGGAACGCCTGAACGAGCTATTCGGGAAGAAATATCCCGATCGTTTCCGCCCGGAAGACGTAAGCTACACGTATGACAAACCGGAAGAACTTGCTATTATTAATTACACGTCGGGAACCACCAGTTTCTCGAAAGGAGTAATGCTCCCCTATCGCAGCCTTTGGTCCAACCTCGCGTTTGCCTTCGGAGTATTCGGGAAACTCCCCGGAGAACAGGTTATATCCATGCTCCCCATGGCACACATGTACGGGTTGGCTTTCGAGTTCATCTACGAGTTTGCCAGCGGGGCACATGTATTCTTCTTGACGAGAATCCCATCCCCAAAGATCATCGCGGATGCCTTCTCCACGGTAAGACCCAACTTGATTGTTTCCGTGCCCTTGATTATCGAAAAAATCATTCGGAAAAAAGTATTCCCCGCGCTGGAAAAACCATTGATAAAACTCATGTTAAACCTGCCGTTACTCGACAAAAAAGTAAAGAACTCCATCCGCCAGAAAGTCATCGATGCCTTCGGCGGTAATTTCAAGGAACTCATCGTCGGCGGGGCAGCCCTGAATAAAGAAGTTGAAGAGTTTTTACACTCGATAAACTTTCCCTATACCGTGGGTTACGGGATGACCGAATGCGGACCGATTCTCTCGTATGCCGGATGGGAAACTTTCAAAAAAGGTTCCTGCGGAAAAGCGGCACCTCGCATGCAACTAAAAATAGACTCCCCGGATCCGGCGCACATCGTTGGTGAAATCCTTGCCAAAGGAGACAACCTCATGATCGGGTATTACAAAAACGAAGCCGCCACACAAGCCGCTTTCACGCCCGATGGATGGCTCCGCACGGGAGACCTCGGCCTGATTGACGAGGAAGGTAATCTTTTCATCAAGGGACGCAGTAAAAACATGATTCTCGGTCCCAGTGGCCAGAACATTTACCCGGAAGAAATCGAGGATCATCTGAATAACCTTCCCTACGTATGCGAATCCATCGTTGTCGAGAAAGAAGGCAAACTCACCGCCTTAATCTATCCCGACTTCGAGGCCATCAATGCCGACAATAAAAACTCGGACGAGGCCATTACCGCCATCATGGAAGAAAACCGGAAACAAGTGAACGAAACCCTTCCGGCATACAGCCAGATCGCGAAAATCACGATATACAACGAAGAATTCGAAAAAACACCCAAGAAAAGTATTAAACGGTTTTTATATCAATAA
- a CDS encoding DUF4251 domain-containing protein, protein MKTLKTIIPIGILLFTCLFAMGEKKQKSDTAGITKIEQLMKSREFYIEVDQAFPTGNSSITIDSKYGQKRIGGEGYISLATNEGQLFILDSVATGHLPFFGRAYSTEYGQGGGIEFENAKIENESFKVIHKRKKHYIEYKFNVRNRNDVFNFYVEIYGNGKCSVNVTSNNRASISYGGDLTPIPEDKRKALGI, encoded by the coding sequence ATGAAAACACTGAAAACAATCATTCCAATAGGAATACTCCTTTTTACCTGCCTCTTCGCGATGGGTGAAAAGAAACAGAAAAGCGACACCGCGGGTATCACCAAAATCGAACAACTCATGAAAAGCCGCGAATTCTACATCGAGGTCGATCAAGCCTTCCCGACAGGCAACAGCAGCATCACCATCGACTCCAAATACGGGCAGAAACGCATTGGTGGCGAAGGCTACATTTCACTAGCCACCAACGAGGGGCAACTCTTCATTCTTGACTCCGTGGCCACGGGACACCTACCATTCTTCGGACGGGCTTACTCCACGGAATACGGCCAGGGCGGCGGAATAGAATTCGAGAATGCAAAGATCGAAAACGAATCATTCAAGGTGATCCACAAACGCAAAAAACATTACATCGAATACAAATTCAACGTGAGAAACCGCAACGATGTCTTCAACTTCTACGTGGAAATCTACGGCAACGGGAAATGCAGTGTCAACGTGACCAGCAACAACCGGGCAAGCATCTCCTATGGCGGCGATCTTACCCCGATCCCGGAGGACAAGAGAAAAGCTTTGGGAATATAA
- a CDS encoding AMP-binding protein, with amino-acid sequence METSFLKLIEYSIKEHWNLPSLTDYEGAEHHYKDVARWIEKLHILFEKSGIRPGDKVALCSRNTSNWGIAFLATVTYGAVAVPILNEFKPDTIHHIINHSGARLLFVGKSVWDKIDHANMPALDGIIAMADYSVLSSRNAKLAETAPRLETLFKTRHPEELQIDDIHYRTEQPEELAMINYTSGTTSSPKGVMLPYRSMWSNLRYALDQMGFTPGEKLVSILTMAHMYGLAFEFIYPFASGIHIYFLQKMPTPKILKDVFADIHPHLIVAVPLIIEKIIKSRVFPQLEKFHIKLMLKMPIIGGRIRHKIKRQILDAFGGRFKLLVVGGAALNKEVEAFLHSVKFPYTVGYGMTECGPAIAFDHWQTFRSTSCGRAVDRMEIRIDSPAPFNQVGEILTKGMNVMDGYYNNPEASNAVLSPDGWLHTGDLGILDPDGYLYIKGRSKSLILGPSGQNIYPEEIEDLLNAQPYIAESLVIEREGKLVALVYPDSEAMKQHKISRDTLLKIIHETRKQINQQIPAYSQIARIEIHDEEFEKTPKRSIKRFLYQ; translated from the coding sequence ATGGAAACGAGCTTCTTGAAACTTATAGAATACAGTATAAAAGAACACTGGAACCTTCCCTCCCTCACGGATTACGAGGGTGCGGAGCATCATTATAAAGACGTGGCGCGATGGATCGAAAAACTACATATCCTTTTCGAAAAAAGCGGCATTCGGCCGGGAGACAAAGTGGCACTATGCAGCCGCAACACGTCCAACTGGGGAATAGCCTTCCTTGCCACCGTCACGTACGGGGCCGTGGCCGTCCCTATCCTCAACGAATTCAAACCCGACACGATCCATCACATCATCAACCACTCCGGAGCCCGGCTTCTCTTCGTGGGAAAATCCGTGTGGGACAAAATAGACCACGCAAACATGCCCGCCTTAGACGGGATTATCGCCATGGCAGACTATTCCGTGCTCTCCTCCCGTAACGCGAAACTTGCTGAAACCGCACCCCGACTGGAAACGCTGTTCAAAACACGACACCCCGAAGAACTACAAATTGACGACATCCACTATCGCACCGAACAACCGGAAGAACTAGCCATGATCAACTACACGTCGGGAACCACCAGTTCTCCCAAAGGCGTGATGCTCCCCTACCGCAGCATGTGGTCCAACCTCCGCTACGCCCTCGACCAAATGGGGTTCACGCCGGGCGAAAAACTCGTTTCCATCCTTACCATGGCCCACATGTACGGGCTGGCCTTCGAATTCATTTATCCTTTCGCCAGCGGAATACATATCTACTTCTTACAAAAAATGCCCACCCCCAAAATACTGAAGGACGTTTTCGCCGACATTCATCCGCACCTGATCGTTGCCGTACCCCTGATTATCGAGAAGATCATCAAAAGCCGGGTATTCCCGCAACTGGAAAAATTTCACATCAAACTGATGTTAAAAATGCCCATCATCGGGGGAAGAATCCGCCACAAAATCAAACGGCAGATTCTTGACGCCTTCGGGGGACGTTTCAAACTACTCGTCGTCGGGGGTGCCGCCCTCAACAAAGAAGTCGAGGCCTTCCTCCATTCCGTGAAATTTCCCTACACCGTGGGTTACGGCATGACCGAATGCGGACCTGCCATCGCTTTCGACCACTGGCAGACATTCCGTTCCACCTCCTGCGGAAGAGCCGTGGACCGCATGGAAATCCGCATCGATTCACCTGCCCCCTTTAACCAAGTCGGGGAAATCCTCACCAAAGGCATGAACGTCATGGACGGGTACTACAACAACCCGGAAGCATCGAACGCCGTGCTTTCCCCCGACGGGTGGCTCCACACGGGGGATCTCGGCATACTGGACCCGGACGGATACCTTTACATCAAAGGCCGTAGCAAAAGCCTCATCCTCGGTCCCAGCGGGCAGAACATCTATCCCGAAGAAATCGAAGACCTGCTCAACGCCCAACCCTACATCGCCGAATCACTCGTGATCGAACGGGAAGGTAAACTCGTGGCCCTAGTCTATCCGGACTCCGAAGCCATGAAACAACATAAAATATCCCGTGACACGCTTCTCAAAATCATACACGAGACCCGTAAACAGATCAACCAGCAGATCCCGGCATACAGCCAAATTGCCCGGATAGAAATTCATGACGAGGAATTCGAGAAAACCCCGAAACGAAGTATCAAACGGTTCTTGTACCAGTAG
- a CDS encoding glutamate decarboxylase, giving the protein MKTENPITPVFGTDEEARVAPKYEMPAGMMPGEVAYQIVHDEAMLDGNSRLNLATFVTTWMDDYARKVMTENMDKNMIDKTEYPQTAEIERRCVNILAKLWNSPEKPYCTGTSTVGSSEACMLGGIAALKRWQKRRKAKGLPIDKPNFIISTCMQVVWEKFAIYWDVEMRMIPVTAEKITLDPQDVVKACDENTICVVPIQGVTITGLNDNVKEINDALDKLNAEKGWEICIHVDAATGGFIHPFIDPETVWDFRLKWVLSISTSGHKYGLVYPGVGWVVWKDKQYLPEEMNFAVNYLGANIPSISINFSRPGNQVLAQYYQFMRLGKEGYKKVQQNCLNVCLYLKEQLKKMGIFEFFSDDMPNPLFIWKLKDDPNRKWTLYDLSDALHVQGWQVPAYTMPKAMEDVLIMRVVVRQGTGFDLADLLMEDIKHCVKQLDTLKEPTNSALMWAKKEPQKPRGFNHSR; this is encoded by the coding sequence ATGAAGACAGAAAATCCTATCACACCGGTTTTTGGGACGGATGAAGAGGCCCGGGTGGCACCGAAATACGAGATGCCGGCGGGTATGATGCCGGGCGAAGTTGCCTATCAAATCGTGCACGACGAGGCCATGTTGGATGGTAATTCACGTTTGAATTTGGCGACTTTCGTGACTACATGGATGGATGATTACGCTAGAAAAGTGATGACCGAGAACATGGATAAGAACATGATCGACAAGACCGAGTACCCGCAAACGGCGGAGATCGAGCGTCGATGTGTGAATATCCTTGCCAAGTTGTGGAATTCGCCGGAGAAACCGTATTGCACGGGTACGAGTACCGTGGGTTCTTCCGAGGCTTGTATGCTGGGGGGTATTGCAGCCCTGAAACGCTGGCAAAAGAGACGTAAAGCGAAAGGTCTTCCGATCGATAAACCGAATTTCATTATCTCGACCTGTATGCAGGTGGTGTGGGAGAAGTTCGCTATCTACTGGGATGTGGAAATGCGTATGATTCCCGTGACGGCGGAGAAGATCACGCTTGACCCGCAGGACGTTGTCAAGGCTTGCGACGAGAACACCATTTGCGTGGTGCCGATTCAAGGCGTGACGATTACCGGGTTGAACGATAACGTGAAGGAGATTAACGATGCCCTCGACAAGTTGAATGCCGAGAAAGGTTGGGAGATTTGCATCCACGTGGATGCCGCTACCGGTGGTTTTATTCACCCGTTCATTGATCCTGAAACGGTTTGGGATTTCCGCTTGAAATGGGTACTTTCCATCAGCACTTCCGGCCACAAGTATGGTCTGGTATATCCCGGTGTGGGCTGGGTGGTTTGGAAAGACAAGCAATATTTGCCCGAGGAGATGAACTTTGCCGTGAATTATTTGGGTGCCAATATACCGAGTATTTCCATCAACTTCTCTCGTCCGGGTAACCAGGTTCTGGCCCAGTATTACCAATTCATGCGCTTGGGTAAGGAGGGGTACAAGAAGGTGCAGCAAAATTGCCTTAACGTTTGTCTTTACCTGAAAGAGCAACTGAAAAAGATGGGTATTTTCGAGTTCTTCAGTGATGATATGCCGAACCCGTTGTTCATCTGGAAATTGAAAGATGATCCAAACCGGAAGTGGACTTTGTACGATTTGTCGGATGCTTTGCACGTGCAAGGTTGGCAGGTGCCCGCTTACACGATGCCGAAAGCGATGGAGGATGTGCTAATCATGCGTGTCGTTGTTCGTCAAGGGACGGGATTTGATTTGGCCGACCTGTTGATGGAGGATATCAAACACTGCGTGAAACAGTTGGATACCCTGAAGGAGCCGACGAATAGCGCCTTGATGTGGGCGAAGAAAGAGCCGCAAAAACCGAGAGGTTTTAATCATTCCAGGTAA
- a CDS encoding cold-shock protein, translated as MAKPTTFGKKENEKKKQARRQAKQNRKEERKLSGKASSFDEMIAYVDEHGMITSIPPEERQNEEEIVQEDIQISIPRQEAPAILKGRVEYFDTQKGYGFIKNLVGTDKYFFHVNNVLVDVEENDIVTFDLERGKRGMNAVNVCTINN; from the coding sequence ATGGCAAAACCTACTACATTTGGTAAAAAAGAAAACGAGAAGAAAAAACAAGCCCGGAGACAGGCAAAACAAAATCGGAAAGAAGAGAGAAAACTATCCGGCAAAGCGAGCAGTTTCGATGAGATGATCGCTTATGTTGATGAACATGGAATGATCACTTCGATACCGCCCGAAGAGAGGCAGAACGAGGAGGAGATTGTGCAAGAAGATATACAGATTTCAATTCCTAGGCAGGAAGCTCCCGCCATTTTGAAAGGACGGGTGGAGTATTTTGACACGCAGAAAGGGTATGGTTTCATTAAGAATCTGGTAGGTACGGACAAGTACTTTTTTCATGTCAATAATGTTCTTGTTGATGTCGAGGAGAATGACATCGTGACGTTTGATTTGGAACGAGGGAAACGTGGAATGAATGCCGTAAATGTTTGTACAATAAATAATTAA
- a CDS encoding ion channel, whose amino-acid sequence MKRSKIFEQILNGLVLLGSLAIIIVASIELLNGNNALSETFILKFHLWVCGLFLADFFVRWYTDRWSGHFFIHNLFFLLVSIPYLNIVYGLSTTISHPLWLILRLIPLARGIYGVSLIVSWMTRSRITNLFATYLTILFTTIYFCSIIFYYMEHGVNPPVKTYWDAFDWALMNVTTVGSNIFGVTKIGQILAVILAAAGMIFFPIFTAYVTTIFQRKRKETNGTSDE is encoded by the coding sequence ATGAAAAGAAGTAAAATTTTCGAGCAAATACTCAACGGACTCGTATTATTGGGCAGTTTGGCTATTATCATTGTTGCCTCTATCGAGTTGCTGAATGGGAATAATGCGCTCAGCGAGACTTTTATATTGAAATTTCATCTCTGGGTGTGTGGACTTTTTCTAGCCGACTTCTTCGTTCGATGGTACACGGATAGATGGAGCGGACATTTCTTCATTCATAACCTATTTTTCTTGTTGGTCTCGATTCCTTATCTCAATATCGTGTACGGTTTATCAACGACCATATCCCATCCCCTGTGGCTGATCCTACGGTTAATCCCACTGGCACGAGGCATTTACGGGGTATCGCTCATCGTGAGCTGGATGACGCGCAGCCGGATCACCAACTTATTTGCCACGTACCTGACAATTCTTTTCACGACTATTTATTTTTGCAGCATCATTTTCTACTACATGGAACACGGTGTCAACCCACCCGTGAAAACGTATTGGGACGCTTTCGACTGGGCGCTGATGAACGTCACCACGGTCGGATCAAATATTTTCGGGGTCACGAAGATCGGGCAAATCCTTGCCGTCATTCTCGCTGCTGCAGGTATGATTTTCTTCCCGATATTCACCGCTTACGTCACGACGATATTCCAGCGAAAAAGAAAAGAAACAAACGGAACATCCGATGAATAA
- the glsA gene encoding glutaminase A: MKKTITSHDLKNLVNEAHAQVKDLKGGKNANYIPFLDKIDSNLFGISVCLPSGEIIEAGDTNYVFGIESVSKVYTAILVLRQYGAQAVLDKIGADATGLPFNSIMAILLENDHPSTPLVNAGAISADSMVKPVGNSDAKWKAITDNMRELSGSDLTLLDELYKSESETNFNNRSIAWLLKNFNRIYDDPDMSLDLYTRQCSMGVTAKQLSIAACTIANNGLNPVTKQQVFDPSLSPKITSLIATVGFYEHTGDWLYTSGVPAKSGVGGGVLGVIPGLFGIAAFAPPLDEAGNSVKAQAAIKYIAQRLNVNVFGGDYVEVIN; this comes from the coding sequence ATGAAAAAAACAATTACAAGCCATGACCTCAAGAACTTAGTGAACGAGGCTCATGCACAAGTGAAGGATTTGAAGGGTGGGAAAAATGCAAATTATATTCCATTCTTGGACAAGATCGATTCTAACTTATTTGGTATATCCGTTTGTCTCCCGTCGGGAGAAATCATCGAAGCCGGTGACACGAATTACGTTTTCGGTATCGAATCCGTATCCAAGGTGTACACCGCAATCCTGGTGTTACGCCAATACGGGGCTCAAGCTGTGTTGGACAAAATCGGGGCAGATGCCACGGGACTGCCATTCAACTCGATCATGGCAATCCTGTTGGAAAACGACCACCCGAGTACCCCGCTCGTGAACGCCGGAGCCATCAGTGCCGACAGCATGGTAAAACCCGTGGGCAACAGTGATGCCAAATGGAAGGCTATCACCGACAACATGCGGGAATTGAGCGGTAGCGACCTAACATTACTGGATGAACTTTACAAGTCAGAATCCGAGACAAACTTCAACAACCGCTCCATCGCATGGTTATTGAAAAATTTCAACCGGATTTACGATGATCCGGATATGTCACTGGATCTATACACGCGGCAATGCTCGATGGGTGTGACGGCCAAACAATTATCCATCGCAGCCTGCACGATTGCCAACAACGGTTTGAATCCCGTGACAAAACAACAAGTATTCGACCCGTCATTATCTCCTAAAATCACCTCCTTAATTGCCACCGTGGGATTCTACGAACACACGGGTGATTGGTTGTACACCAGCGGTGTCCCTGCCAAATCGGGAGTTGGTGGCGGTGTACTCGGGGTAATTCCCGGTCTGTTCGGTATCGCCGCTTTCGCTCCTCCTCTGGACGAGGCTGGCAACTCGGTGAAAGCACAGGCTGCCATCAAGTATATCGCGCAGAGATTAAACGTGAATGTCTTTGGGGGAGACTACGTGGAAGTAATCAATTAG
- the gadC gene encoding putative glutamine/gamma-aminobutyrate antiporter GadC: MTTNSNTKGTAMKLGVMTLAIMNVAAVVSLRGLPAEAVYGLSSAFYYLFAAIVFLVPTALVAAELAAMFAQKEGGVFRWVGEAYGKRFGFLAIFLQWIESTIWYPTVLTFGAVSIAYIGLNTSEDALLASNKIFTLVTVLAIYWVATFISLKGLGWVGKVSKIGAMVGTIIPAALLIIFGIIYLSTGGHNNMDMSQGFFPDLSKFDNLVLASGIFLFYAGMEMMGIHVMDVKEPASKNYPKAIFIGAGITVVIFVLGTFALGLIIPAKDINLTQSLLVGFDGYLKYLHISWASPVIAIALMFGVLAGVLTWVAGPSKGIFTVGKAGYLPPFFQKTNKIGVQKNILFVQGGVVTILALLFVVMPSVQSFYQILSQLTVLLYLIMYLLMFSAAIVLRYKMKKTARPFAVGRKSNIGIWIIAGLGFCGALLAFVLSFIPPSQINVGSNTVWFAVLIIGCVVVVATPFIIYSLRKPSWKDPKAQIAPFHWEEQPVAPATSAASTTAETKK; the protein is encoded by the coding sequence ATGACAACAAATTCAAACACAAAAGGGACCGCGATGAAACTCGGCGTGATGACCCTCGCGATTATGAACGTCGCGGCGGTCGTGAGTCTTCGTGGCCTACCGGCAGAAGCCGTTTATGGATTGAGTTCTGCATTCTACTATTTATTCGCGGCCATCGTATTCCTAGTTCCCACGGCTCTCGTGGCAGCCGAACTAGCCGCCATGTTTGCACAAAAAGAGGGTGGAGTTTTTCGCTGGGTCGGAGAGGCATACGGCAAACGGTTCGGATTCCTGGCGATATTCCTGCAATGGATTGAGAGTACGATCTGGTACCCGACAGTTCTGACATTCGGGGCCGTGTCCATCGCATACATCGGATTGAACACCTCTGAAGATGCCTTGTTGGCATCCAACAAAATCTTCACGCTGGTTACCGTGCTGGCCATTTACTGGGTAGCTACTTTTATCTCGCTGAAAGGACTGGGATGGGTAGGTAAAGTTTCCAAGATCGGGGCCATGGTCGGGACAATCATTCCCGCTGCACTTCTAATCATCTTCGGGATCATCTACCTTTCCACGGGCGGACATAACAACATGGACATGAGCCAAGGCTTCTTCCCCGACTTGAGCAAGTTTGACAACCTCGTGCTAGCCTCGGGAATCTTCCTTTTCTACGCCGGAATGGAAATGATGGGTATTCACGTGATGGACGTGAAGGAGCCCGCATCGAAGAATTACCCGAAAGCAATCTTTATCGGTGCCGGGATTACCGTGGTGATCTTCGTGCTAGGTACGTTCGCACTAGGCTTGATTATCCCGGCAAAAGACATCAACCTGACACAAAGTCTACTTGTCGGGTTCGACGGATATCTCAAATACCTACACATCAGTTGGGCCTCTCCGGTAATAGCCATCGCCTTGATGTTCGGAGTACTTGCCGGAGTATTGACTTGGGTTGCAGGTCCGTCAAAAGGTATTTTCACCGTGGGTAAAGCCGGGTATTTACCTCCTTTCTTCCAAAAAACCAATAAAATAGGCGTTCAAAAGAATATCCTGTTCGTGCAAGGGGGAGTGGTTACAATCCTGGCGTTACTGTTCGTGGTCATGCCTTCTGTACAATCGTTCTACCAGATTCTATCGCAGTTAACCGTATTACTGTATCTAATCATGTACCTGCTAATGTTCTCCGCGGCAATCGTCTTGCGTTACAAGATGAAAAAAACTGCTCGACCATTTGCTGTGGGCCGGAAGAGCAACATCGGGATATGGATTATCGCCGGATTGGGATTCTGCGGGGCCTTGCTGGCTTTCGTGTTGAGTTTCATCCCGCCTTCACAAATCAACGTGGGTAGTAACACCGTTTGGTTTGCCGTGCTGATTATCGGGTGCGTTGTGGTTGTTGCCACGCCGTTCATCATCTATTCCTTGCGCAAACCGTCATGGAAAGACCCGAAAGCACAAATTGCCCCATTCCACTGGGAAGAACAACCGGTTGCTCCAGCGACTTCAGCTGCTTCAACCACAGCGGAAACGAAAAAATAA
- a CDS encoding MFS transporter produces the protein MKIQTGHGTITLTALLAIYSISMVTSLPGLAISPILGDLKNIFKNASDLELQMLESLPSFIIVPFILLAGRLSLRINKKRILIIGLSIFFGCSVIYPFSNSLWLLLLVSALLGVGAGMVIPFSTGLIADNFTKRYRTRQLGIASAITNISLVFATFLAGVLASINWRYAFLVYCLSGISLLFAFKLNSTPPAVPQSDKHSNDTPVTTNHNWPIALMFLYYFITFIVLTVPFNLSIYMETLKFKDPDISGTFISIFFLAMTIPGLFINNIISWLRGYTNVYSAAAIALGFVLFIVKGGPILLTIGVLLIGIGYGCMQPIIYDKTSTSTTESHATFALALVMAMNYIAIITYPFILEILQEIFSTDASYFPFLLSTILACIFAVFTYLKRNTNTLGMQIQR, from the coding sequence ATGAAAATACAAACCGGCCATGGCACGATCACGCTCACGGCACTTCTTGCCATCTATTCCATATCGATGGTAACTTCATTACCCGGCTTGGCTATCTCGCCGATTCTCGGTGATCTCAAGAACATTTTCAAGAACGCCAGCGATTTGGAACTGCAAATGCTTGAATCGTTGCCGTCGTTTATCATCGTCCCGTTCATCTTACTGGCAGGACGACTATCGCTAAGGATTAACAAAAAAAGGATCCTCATTATCGGGCTATCCATATTCTTCGGGTGTAGCGTGATTTACCCTTTCAGTAATTCCCTGTGGCTACTGCTATTGGTCAGCGCCTTGTTGGGCGTTGGAGCCGGAATGGTCATCCCGTTTTCCACGGGACTTATCGCTGACAACTTCACGAAACGTTACAGGACTCGTCAATTGGGTATTGCCTCGGCGATTACCAATATCTCACTGGTTTTCGCAACCTTTCTGGCTGGTGTTCTCGCCTCCATCAACTGGCGCTACGCATTCCTCGTGTATTGCCTGTCAGGAATCTCGCTGCTGTTCGCTTTTAAACTGAACTCCACCCCTCCCGCGGTACCACAAAGTGACAAACACTCGAACGATACCCCGGTGACAACAAACCACAACTGGCCGATAGCACTCATGTTTCTTTACTACTTTATCACGTTTATTGTACTAACAGTACCCTTTAACCTGTCGATCTACATGGAAACGCTGAAATTCAAGGATCCGGACATTTCCGGCACATTTATTTCCATATTTTTCCTTGCCATGACAATCCCCGGTCTTTTTATCAACAACATCATCAGCTGGTTACGAGGTTACACGAACGTGTATTCCGCCGCAGCCATTGCCCTTGGCTTTGTGCTTTTTATCGTGAAAGGCGGACCGATACTGTTAACCATTGGCGTTCTCCTTATCGGGATTGGGTACGGGTGTATGCAGCCCATTATATACGACAAAACATCCACGAGTACCACCGAGTCACACGCGACATTCGCGCTGGCTCTCGTGATGGCCATGAATTACATAGCGATTATCACCTACCCTTTCATCCTCGAAATATTACAAGAAATATTCTCCACGGATGCCTCTTATTTCCCGTTTTTACTCAGCACGATACTGGCCTGCATATTTGCCGTGTTCACCTATCTTAAACGAAATACGAACACATTGGGAATGCAAATTCAACGTTAA